From one Panulirus ornatus isolate Po-2019 chromosome 11, ASM3632096v1, whole genome shotgun sequence genomic stretch:
- the Xpac gene encoding DNA repair protein complementing XP-A cells, with protein MSATAKRKRSIFDDSDDDELSEIIKDSESEVSKQKVNDPPKIQAKRKIEVIEENKATAVMLKVSENESDSDSKGKQGPPATPVKDNSNSTMEVKEKLVLSPAQRAHIEQKRQQALMLKHEKMKRRNPYSKNEEKKDSAKVVRVNNTKMIDTGGGFFIEENEDLSDDDMKAAMTLVTDPAPLFEEDRPYCLECDQPFDNSFLFHNFDHPVCDQCRDNDDKHSLITKTDARNDYLLKDVDFEKREPPLKFVVRKNPHNPRWGDMKLYLKLQVEKRALVVWGSEDALEKALEKKDDQREINKQKKFNKKMKELRMNVRSSLYTRATKSHSHEYGEEVYLPDEDEYSRTCKTCGHSYTYDKL; from the exons ATGTCTGCAACAGCCAAAAGAAAGAGAAGTATATTTGATGATTCAGATGATGATGAATTGTCTGAAATTATTAAAGATTCAGAATCAGAGGTATCCAAGCAAAAAGTTAATGATCCTCCAAAAATTCAAGCCAAGAGAAAAATAGAAGTAATTGAGGAAAATAAAGCCACTGCAGTGATGCTAAAAGTTTCAGAAAATGAATCTGACTCTGATTCAAAGGGAAAACAGGGACCTCCTGCAACACCAGTAAAGGACAACAGTAATTCTACAATGGAGGTGAAAGAAAAATTGGTATTGAGTCCAGCACAACGGGCCCATATCGAACAGAAGCGACAACAGGCACTCATGTTAAAGCACgaaaagatgaagagaagaaaTCCTTATTCAAAAAATGA GGAAAAGAAAGATTCAGCAAAGGTAGTTAGAGTGAATAATACCAAGATGATTGATACTGGAGGTGGCTTTTTCattgaagaaaatgaagaccTATCTGATGATGATATGAAGGCAGCA ATGACTCTTGTGACAGACCCTGCACCCTTGTTTGAGGAGGACCGTCCCTATTGCTTGGAATGTGATCAGCCATTTGAcaactcctttctctttcacaatTTTGATCATCCTGTATGTGACCAGTGCAG AGATAATGATGACAAGCACTCTCTGATCACCAAGACTGATGCCAGGAATGACTACCTTTTGAAGGATGTAGACTTTGAGAAGCGAGAGCCACCGTTGAAATTTGTtgtgaggaaaaatcctcacaacCCAAGATGGGGTGACATGAAACTCTATCTTAAGCTTCAG GTTGAGAAGCGAGCACTAGTGGTATGGGGTTCTGAAGATGCCTTAGAGAAGGCCCTAGAGAAAAAAGATGATCAACGTGAAATAAACAAGCAAAAAAAGTTCAACAAGAAGATGAAAG AACTGAGGATGAATGTAAGAAGCAGTTTGTACACTCGGGCAACAAAATCTCATAGTCATGAGTATGGTGAAGAAGTCTATCTTCCTGATGAAGATGAATACTCTCGCACTTGCAAAACCTGCGGGCACAGTTACACCTATGATAAATTATAA
- the LOC139751189 gene encoding uncharacterized protein, producing MASRAPLVMVLVLMAVMADPSCAAVLPGGAAGHKMMEPEIEYLHDLNNSELVSLLRQNLPQIRDIRIVDGPNGPRLDMPLSGCRDSLDCHHRFTNYLGLLVRMMETGKRRK from the exons ATGGCGAGCCGAGCCCCACTGGTTATGGTATTGGTACTGATGGCAGTGATGGCCGATCCATCGTGCGCCGCAGTACTCCCGG GAGGGGCCGCTGGACACAAGATGATGGAGCCGGAAATCGAGTACCTACACGACCTGAACAACTCCGAGCTGGTCTCCCTCCTACGACAGAACCTTCCACAGATCCGCGACATCCGCATCGTCGACG GACCCAACGGCCCCAGGCTGGACATGCCTCTGAGCGGCTGTCGGGACTCGCTGGACTGCCACCACCGCTTCACCAACTACCTGGGTCTCCTGGTCCGCATGATGGAGACTGGCAAAAGGAGGAAGTAA